Part of the Bacillus andreraoultii genome is shown below.
GTCGTGTTGAAGCAATTTATACAAAATATGACCGGTCGAAAATTTCAGAACTCTTAACGAAAACATACTATAATGAACTCGACTTTTTAACAGAATATCGAATGCAAGAATTTACGGAAGAGCTAGAGACACCGGAATGGTTTTTTAATGAATTCGGTGATCAATATGAACCATATAAAAATGAATGGCAAAGTCTCAAAGGTCGTAGATTAATCCAAATGGAATACCGTGGTGCACGGGTTAGTCCTTATTATGTCGCAGCTAGTTTAGAAAGTGAACTAGAAGAGAAAAAACATTTGCTAGATGAACAAGATCGTCAACTTTATGAAGATATTATTGTTAATACAGTTGGAACGATATTACGCCGCCGCATTCAACGGGCTGAACAATGGGTTAAAGAAATGGATAAAATTATGGAAGAGCGTGACACGTCATCTGGTTTAAGTTTTTCAATTACATGGAAACCGTTAACTGCTGAATCAGAGGATGAACTTGATACGAAAGACCTTGTCCAACTGTTACAACGGAATAGTAAATTTTTAAGTGATGAAGATCTGGAGCGAATTACGAAACATTTCCGATCACGGATTGCGAAAGCGAAAGAGCTTATACAGTTACGAAATGAAGGGTCAACACTTCATCAAGTATTAAAAGAAGTGTTAGATTATCGAAAATGGTTTACGTTTATTTTGTATTACAAACGGGTGAATGAAACGAGACGGGAACTAACGAATAACGCGTTTTACCGATTTAGTGGTGGGGAAAAAGCGATGGCCATGTATATTCCACTCTTTACGGCCGCCTACTCTCGCTATAAAGAAGCAGGGGATACAGCACCTTACATCATCTCGCTTGATGAGGCATTTGCTGGTGTTGATGAAAATAATATTCGTGATATGTTCGAGGTTGTAGAACAGCTAGGGTTCAATTATATTATGAACTCCCAAGCACTGTGGGGCGATTATGATACGATAAGCAGTTTATCGATTTGTGAATTAGTTCGGCCGAAAAATGCGAATTATGTAACGGTCATTCGTTACCATTGGGACGGTAAACAAAAATCGCTTATTGTTGATGATTCAAGGTTCGTTAGTGAGGCTTCAACGATTGGGGAGGATTTGGTCGTCCATGAGTGAGTTACGTGTCTTTAAAGAGGAGCCTGGGTTTATAAAACTCTTTCAATTATTTAAAGAGAAATATCGCTCATTAGGGAGGATTGGTGGCACGATTCCTCTCAAAGGTTTTACTGATGTGGAACTTGAATCAATTGCTGGCTTTCTTGGTTGGTCAAAAGAAAAACTGATAAAGAAAGGATCCATTGCTCTAGCAGATTTTGAAAAGGAATTGGCTAGTACAAGTTTTTCAGATTATCAACTTGTACCTTTAATAGAGGCGGTGTTAGGGGAGAAGATCCTTTCGAAAAAGGAAGAGATTGAGCGAGAACAAGCAGAAGAAAATACATTTATTGATTCGCTTTTACGTGAAATTCCTGAAGTAGATTGGTGGCTTGATTGGATTCAGAGAAAACCGGTTGATTCTCGTTGGATCTGGTCACAATATCGGCAAAATCGGACAGAACTTGCGGAGAAAATTATCGTTGTAGCCAAGGCGTTTACTGCGTTGCCGGGAGAAGGGAAGTTTGAACGGCTTCCTTTCTTTTCCCAACGAGTAACAGGAAATCCCCACTTCTTTGATAATCAAGAATTGGCTAGTAAGTTGTTACATCATTTTATGTATGTTGATCTCATGCGACGAGGCAGAGATATAAATGGTATGCCACGAACAGTTGAAGAATTAAATGATGTACTTTCGGAGTTTGGTATTTTACGTGATGACTTATGGAATTTTGTCACTTGTCAACAGTTGCGAGCAAAATGTGGAGAAGTCGATCATCCTGTATGGAAAGCAGCATGTGAGAGCGGAACTGTTATGAATGTACCAATGAAAGAATTAATAAAGATTGATGGGGTAAGGCCACACATTGGGGATAAAGTGTGGATTGTGGAAAACTCCAGTGTCAGTTCAACCGTAATGGATGCAGTACTAGACGCCCCGATTGTCTGTACCCATGGGCAATTACGGATGGCCAGCTGGCGATTACTTGATTTACTCGTTGCAGCTGAAACTACTTTATATTATTCTGGGGATCTTGATCCAGAAGGCATTGTCATTGCAGATCGTTTAAAAAGGCGATACGGTGAGAAACTGGTTCTTTGGCGCATGGATGTCGATTCATACCGAACGAGTCTATCTAGTGAAGATGTATCAAGTCGCCTCAATAAATTACAAGCCATTGAGTCAGTTGAATGGACTCCTGTTATAGAAGAGATGAAGAAAACAGGGAAGGCAGGGTACCAAGAAGCACTAGCAACACAGATGATTGAAGATATAAAGAGGGGTATGAAAGGTTAATCGTAGCTTTGGAACGGTAATTGGTCTACTAGTATTTAATTTACTTTCAAATTTTCTAAAACAGTCAGGACTTCTTGTGAATAATAAACATTAATTTTGTAAACAAAAAAGAACTTTAATAAAAGTGAGCTATAAAAAGCCTCCTCTCAGGGTGGCTTTTTATACGTGCACAGCATACCTTTTAATTGCTAGTTTATGAGAGGTAGCGAGAGTTAAAAGACAATCATCGAACATTTGAATTGGCGTTATTAAACCCATGTTGTACAAAAGAAATATTTCCATTACGAATATTTAGTAAAGGATCTTTATTTAATTGTTCGAGTTGATTAATAAATTTAATTGATTCATGGACAAAGGGGCCTTTATTCAACATAATACAGTCCGCTCGTAAGCCCATATACACATCCGTTAGTTCGGGTCTTTGGGGAATTCCTTTTTTATTTAATTTATCTAAAACCCCCGTTGCCCAAATGACAGGGATATGGGCAGCCCGACAAATTGCGAGAATTCCTTCCTGTGCTTTTGCTAATTGTTCATAACCGACTTCAATTGCTAAATCTCCTCTAGCAATCATGACACCAAATAAATCTAGATTTAATCCTTCTAGAATAATATTGGTAAGTTCAAGCATGGCTGTCTTCGTTTCAATTTTTGCAATGAGTCCTATTCGCTTTGTTGTTACCTGATTGATGAAGTTTTTTATTTTTCGTAAAACTTCTCGTTGGTGAATGTAGGAAATCCCGATTAAATCCGCAATCGGGATAATCTGTGCTAACGTTTCTTGATCTTGCTCCGTTATCGCTTCAATGGATTTATAAACGGGTGAATCGGGAAAATTGACTCCTTTTCCAGGTTTCACTTGCTCCTTTCTATTTCTTGTTAAAGTAATTTTGACGTCTACATGATCTTCTGTCACATGGACAACTTTCCCACCAATGTTTCCATCGTCAATAAATACTCTGTCATCTCCTTTGACATATATTAAAGCTTTTGGAAAAGTGATACCAATGGAAGCGGGTTCTAATTTTGACTTTGGTTTTCCAAAGAAATTTTCTTTCTTATAAATTCGAAGTAGATCACCTTTTCTCACCTTTATAATTGCCGAATTTTTCCTTTCCGATTTCTTTCCTTCTTCTTCTATACGCATTGGAATCTTTCTTTGTTGAAAAGGGGTGATTCGAATTTTTGGACCAGGTAAGTCCATATATATTTTACATCGATTCATAGGTTGCTTATGATATAGGTTCTGTTCGGCAGCTCTTAGTTGTTCAATCAGTTTCACCCATACGTCATAACAATCATGAGCACAGTTTATTCGTGCAATCGTCATTCCAGCTTGAAGTAATTCAGTAAAAAGTTTTTGATTCCCAATCATTGATTTGTCCAGTATAACCATAATAGCTGGTGCTTCTAACTCTTCTTTGCCTAATAATTCAAAGTTTCGAACTCTTTGTAAGTATTGAGCGGATTGGACATCAATATAATTGCCTAAATGAAAGTTGGCTGTGGAGAGGTCTAAATGATTGATCATTTTATTTAGTGAGTATAAAATATGTGGACTGATGCTTGTCACAGATGCGAATCCTTCTTCAACTAGTAGGGATTCGAAGCTTGGGTTAGAAAAGTTCTGCAAGGCTAAAAATGCACAAAGATTTTGTTTACTACCATCAGCCATGTCGATGTTTTGTTTCACAGCATATGTGAATAATGCATAATTAATCTTTCTTTTTAATTGCAAAAGTTGATTTAATAAATCGTTTTCGGAAGGCGGATTGTACCAGTCCATATTCTTCACCTCATCTTTTTAATGTATGATTTTTATTTTGTTTATGTTACAACTGTCATTATGGTCACTTACATAGAAATGTTGAAGAATAAACTTGAATTGCTAATTGATATAGAGGGTTCTGATTTAGTAGCTTATACAATAGGGACAGTAATTGGTCTCTAAATATTCATTTGCTTTCTAATTTTTTAAACCAGTCAGGACTTTTTGTAAGTCATAAAAATTAGTTCAGTAGACAATAATTGAGATCTTCGACAAAAAGTGTGCTAAAAAGAAAAGCCATCCTCTCAAGGTAGACTTTTTGAATCATGATTTTAGGATGAAGAAAAAAGGAAGCACAGTAGGCAATGGATTTATGCCTCGTGCTTCCCTAATCATATAAACTTATGAACTACATCGTCAACAGCTTCACCACTTGTCGACTCCGTTCATGTGTGTTTATATTCGATTCAATTTGGCCAGCCTTCACCGTGTTAATAAATTCCTCTAGCTCGTAGTACATCGTATCAAATTGATGTTCCACAGTTAAATCTTCTGTTTCTCCGTTACGATATTTGAGGAGCGCGTGTTTTGGATCACTTACTTTTTGAATTTCAATCACACCTTGTTCTCCTTGAATTTCACTAGGTAGGAAGGTATCGCCAATTTTTGAATACATAATAACTGCTTCAAATTCGTCATAAACGAAAATCATACTACCTTGTCCGTCAGCCCCAGTAGACAGTAAGTAGTTATTTTTCAATACAGATTTTGGTTCCCCAACGAGATGGATAACGGGTGCTATACAATAAACGCCGAGGTCCATTCTTGCACCATTTCCTAGTTCTGGTTTGAACGCATTTTCAATAACTCCCTTTTTATAATTATCATAACGGGAAGAATATTGATTATAATGGAAAACAAGTCTTCGAATCGGACCAATTTTATCAAGATTATTTTTAATATTAATGAATGTTGGTGTCATTGTAGACTTCATTGCTTCCATGAATGTTACGTTATTTGTTTTGGATGCGTTTATTACTTCGTCCATTTCCTCCAGAGAGGTGACAGCTGGTTTTTCACAAAGAACGTGAATCCCGTTGTTCATCGCCAAAATACTTTGTTCAGCATGAAGTTTATTTGGTGAGGCGATATAAACCGCATCAATAACACCGCTTTGGAACATGTCCGTAAGATTTGTAAATGTATGTTTTACTTCATATTTTTTTGCAAATGACTTTGCTCGCTCTTCAGTTCGTGAATAGACTGCTTCGAGCATAAATTCTGGGTGTTGTTTTGCTGCATTTAAAAACCGATCAGTTATCCAGTTCGTACCAATAATTCCAAATCTCATAATCTAACCACCTTTATATTTATTATACCATTAATAAAATGAAAACTATTACAGAAGTAGTCAAAGCTTCTTTTTGTATGCCTTGAGAAATGTTATTTTGAACTTTCCGTTCGGATATTAAGTCTCTGTTGGATTACTAAAATCATATCTACCTTCAATTATGTTTGCAACCATACTACTATATTATATTATAAAGTGAACAGAGAATTTGTAAATCAAAACACAAGAAATGTACGTTGAAAAATATTTCACTTTTTCTCTCTCTTTTTCTATAATGAGTG
Proteins encoded:
- a CDS encoding TIGR02679 family protein; this translates as MSELRVFKEEPGFIKLFQLFKEKYRSLGRIGGTIPLKGFTDVELESIAGFLGWSKEKLIKKGSIALADFEKELASTSFSDYQLVPLIEAVLGEKILSKKEEIEREQAEENTFIDSLLREIPEVDWWLDWIQRKPVDSRWIWSQYRQNRTELAEKIIVVAKAFTALPGEGKFERLPFFSQRVTGNPHFFDNQELASKLLHHFMYVDLMRRGRDINGMPRTVEELNDVLSEFGILRDDLWNFVTCQQLRAKCGEVDHPVWKAACESGTVMNVPMKELIKIDGVRPHIGDKVWIVENSSVSSTVMDAVLDAPIVCTHGQLRMASWRLLDLLVAAETTLYYSGDLDPEGIVIADRLKRRYGEKLVLWRMDVDSYRTSLSSEDVSSRLNKLQAIESVEWTPVIEEMKKTGKAGYQEALATQMIEDIKRGMKG
- a CDS encoding pyruvate kinase yields the protein MDWYNPPSENDLLNQLLQLKRKINYALFTYAVKQNIDMADGSKQNLCAFLALQNFSNPSFESLLVEEGFASVTSISPHILYSLNKMINHLDLSTANFHLGNYIDVQSAQYLQRVRNFELLGKEELEAPAIMVILDKSMIGNQKLFTELLQAGMTIARINCAHDCYDVWVKLIEQLRAAEQNLYHKQPMNRCKIYMDLPGPKIRITPFQQRKIPMRIEEEGKKSERKNSAIIKVRKGDLLRIYKKENFFGKPKSKLEPASIGITFPKALIYVKGDDRVFIDDGNIGGKVVHVTEDHVDVKITLTRNRKEQVKPGKGVNFPDSPVYKSIEAITEQDQETLAQIIPIADLIGISYIHQREVLRKIKNFINQVTTKRIGLIAKIETKTAMLELTNIILEGLNLDLFGVMIARGDLAIEVGYEQLAKAQEGILAICRAAHIPVIWATGVLDKLNKKGIPQRPELTDVYMGLRADCIMLNKGPFVHESIKFINQLEQLNKDPLLNIRNGNISFVQHGFNNANSNVR
- a CDS encoding Gfo/Idh/MocA family protein — translated: MRFGIIGTNWITDRFLNAAKQHPEFMLEAVYSRTEERAKSFAKKYEVKHTFTNLTDMFQSGVIDAVYIASPNKLHAEQSILAMNNGIHVLCEKPAVTSLEEMDEVINASKTNNVTFMEAMKSTMTPTFINIKNNLDKIGPIRRLVFHYNQYSSRYDNYKKGVIENAFKPELGNGARMDLGVYCIAPVIHLVGEPKSVLKNNYLLSTGADGQGSMIFVYDEFEAVIMYSKIGDTFLPSEIQGEQGVIEIQKVSDPKHALLKYRNGETEDLTVEHQFDTMYYELEEFINTVKAGQIESNINTHERSRQVVKLLTM